In the genome of Telluria beijingensis, one region contains:
- a CDS encoding crotonase/enoyl-CoA hydratase family protein has translation MTELRNPPLLKIEMVGAVARITICRAAKRNALSDLLVAELRDCFDNLPPEARAAVLCGEGSAFCAGLDLSEVRENNTTEAVLHSRMWHAAFERIAFGRVPVVVVLHGAVVGGGLELASACHIRVAEESAFYALPEGSRGLFVGGGGSARISRLIGVAAMTDMMLTGRVLSAQEGHAAGVSQYLVGEGEGMEKAMGLAARIAGNAPMTNYGVMHVLPRIADQSVQDGMMTEALMAAVAASDPDTRGRLSAFLDAKANKVRAAG, from the coding sequence ATGACCGAACTCCGGAATCCCCCATTGCTGAAGATCGAGATGGTCGGCGCAGTCGCGCGCATCACGATCTGCCGCGCGGCCAAGCGCAACGCCTTGAGCGACCTGCTGGTGGCCGAGCTGCGTGACTGTTTCGACAACCTTCCTCCCGAGGCGCGCGCCGCCGTGCTGTGCGGCGAGGGCAGCGCCTTCTGCGCCGGCCTCGACCTGTCCGAAGTACGCGAAAACAACACCACCGAAGCCGTGCTGCACTCGCGCATGTGGCATGCCGCCTTCGAGCGCATCGCCTTCGGCCGGGTGCCGGTGGTGGTGGTGCTGCACGGGGCGGTCGTCGGCGGCGGCCTGGAACTGGCCAGCGCCTGCCACATCCGGGTGGCCGAGGAATCTGCCTTTTACGCGCTGCCCGAAGGCTCGCGCGGCCTGTTCGTCGGCGGCGGCGGTTCGGCGCGCATCTCGCGCCTGATCGGTGTCGCTGCGATGACCGACATGATGCTGACCGGGCGCGTGCTGTCGGCGCAGGAAGGCCATGCGGCCGGCGTCAGCCAGTACCTGGTGGGCGAGGGCGAGGGCATGGAAAAGGCCATGGGCCTGGCGGCGCGCATTGCCGGCAACGCCCCGATGACCAATTATGGCGTGATGCACGTGCTGCCGCGGATCGCCGACCAGTCGGTCCAGGATGGCATGATGACGGAAGCACTGATGGCGGCGGTCGCGGCGAGCGATCCCGATACGCGCGGACGGCTGTCGGCCTTCCTGGACGCCAAGGCCAACAAGGTCCGCGCGGCAGGCTGA
- a CDS encoding feruloyl-CoA synthase, which yields MEANVRYRPVAFGDDKVAVRQRDGATYVTALAPLGDYAVRSVDRLRHWAAIAPDRTFIARREEGGAWRRISYAQALHAARAIGQALLARGLGPDRPVMILSGNDLEHALLGLACQYVGVPYAPISPAYSLVSKDYDKLRHIVRLLGPGLVFVADGKAFGPAMAAVCGPEVEFVVTRGIPAEREATLFATLEQTVPTDAVDAAMEATGPDTIAKFLFTSGSTKLPKAVINTQRMLCANMQMLQQVWPFLLEEPPVLLDWLPWNHTFGGNKDFNMVLFNGGTLYIDDGKPTPQGIATTIANLREIAPTVYFNVPKGWDDLAQALEQDIALRDNFYSRLKLQFYAGAALAQPVWDKLHASAEAACGERIRMTTGLGMTETAPCALFAMREDVHAGELGVPSPGMEVKLVACGDKIEVRYRGPSVTPGYWKSPEETASMFDEEGFFCSGDAVKWLDETQPHLGFVFDGRVAEDFKLYTGTWVSVGPLRGRVMHEGAPYVQDVVITGHDRADIGLLIIPNLAQCRVLAGLPPASPAAEVLQAAAVRGYFQDLVDRLWRQGSGSATRVVRALLLAEPPSIDRGEITDKGSINQRAVLSHRAHLVELLYAGHDSAIFHAKTD from the coding sequence ATGGAAGCAAACGTGCGTTACCGTCCGGTGGCATTCGGCGACGACAAGGTAGCGGTGCGCCAGCGGGACGGGGCGACCTATGTGACGGCGCTGGCGCCGTTGGGCGACTATGCGGTGCGCTCGGTCGACCGCCTGCGCCATTGGGCGGCCATCGCCCCCGACCGCACCTTCATCGCACGCCGCGAGGAAGGCGGAGCATGGCGCCGCATCAGCTATGCCCAGGCGCTGCACGCCGCGCGCGCCATCGGCCAGGCGCTGCTGGCGCGTGGCCTCGGTCCCGACCGGCCGGTGATGATCCTGTCCGGGAACGATCTGGAACACGCGCTGCTGGGCCTGGCCTGCCAGTACGTCGGCGTGCCGTATGCCCCGATCTCGCCCGCCTATTCGCTGGTCTCGAAGGACTACGACAAGCTGCGCCACATCGTCCGGCTGCTCGGGCCGGGCCTGGTGTTCGTGGCCGACGGCAAGGCCTTCGGGCCGGCAATGGCGGCCGTCTGTGGCCCCGAGGTCGAATTCGTCGTCACCCGCGGCATCCCGGCCGAGCGCGAGGCGACCTTATTCGCGACGCTTGAACAGACCGTGCCGACCGATGCAGTCGATGCTGCAATGGAGGCAACCGGCCCTGACACGATCGCCAAGTTCCTGTTCACGTCCGGCTCGACCAAGCTGCCCAAGGCGGTGATCAATACCCAGCGCATGTTGTGCGCCAATATGCAGATGCTGCAGCAGGTCTGGCCCTTCCTGCTGGAGGAGCCGCCGGTGCTGCTCGACTGGCTTCCATGGAACCATACTTTTGGGGGCAACAAGGATTTCAATATGGTGCTGTTCAACGGCGGCACCCTGTACATCGACGACGGCAAGCCGACCCCGCAGGGCATCGCGACCACGATCGCCAACCTGCGCGAGATCGCGCCGACCGTCTACTTCAACGTGCCCAAGGGGTGGGACGACCTGGCCCAGGCGCTGGAGCAGGACATCGCATTGCGCGACAACTTCTACAGCCGCCTCAAGCTGCAGTTCTACGCCGGCGCCGCGCTGGCCCAGCCGGTCTGGGACAAGCTGCACGCCAGCGCCGAAGCGGCCTGCGGCGAGCGGATCCGCATGACCACCGGCCTGGGCATGACCGAGACCGCGCCGTGCGCGCTGTTCGCGATGCGCGAAGACGTGCATGCGGGCGAACTGGGCGTGCCCAGCCCGGGAATGGAAGTCAAGCTGGTGGCCTGCGGCGACAAGATCGAGGTGCGCTACCGCGGCCCGAGCGTCACGCCCGGCTACTGGAAGTCTCCCGAAGAAACCGCGTCGATGTTCGACGAGGAAGGGTTCTTCTGCTCGGGCGACGCCGTCAAGTGGCTCGATGAAACCCAACCGCACCTGGGCTTCGTGTTCGACGGCCGGGTGGCCGAGGACTTCAAGCTGTACACCGGCACCTGGGTCAGCGTCGGCCCGCTGCGTGGCCGCGTGATGCACGAAGGCGCGCCGTACGTTCAGGACGTGGTGATCACTGGGCACGACCGCGCCGACATCGGCCTGTTGATCATCCCGAACCTGGCCCAGTGCCGCGTGCTGGCCGGCCTGCCGCCTGCGAGTCCGGCGGCCGAGGTGCTGCAGGCAGCCGCGGTGCGCGGCTATTTCCAGGACCTGGTCGACCGCCTGTGGCGCCAGGGCAGCGGCAGCGCGACCCGGGTCGTGCGCGCCCTGCTGCTGGCCGAGCCACCGTCGATCGA
- a CDS encoding acyl CoA:acetate/3-ketoacid CoA transferase: MQIISADQAGSLIKDEATIFLGGLAMISLPEEVLKGIERRFLAEGHPRDLTTWACGAIGNSRDGGMVHFAHPGMIRRTVAGHFGQTGKELMKMIFDDQVEAYNFPQGSLSHLTRHIAARTPGLLTKVGLGTFVDPRLEGGKLNASAREDLVKLVEFAGEEWLFYPRPHIDVAIIRGTEADENGNITLDKEGVLLEQLALAQAAKACGGIVIAQVERVVQAGSLHPKAVKIPGLVVDYVVLGQPENHMQSITTQYNPALCGHAKVPVNSLAPMPLDERKVIARRAALELRQGAVTNLGIGIPAGIPSIAAEEGVADLLTLSIESGVNGGIPAQGGDFALAYNAESIIEQGAQFDFYDGGGLDASFLGLAQTDNHGNVNVSKFNGRPVGCGGFVNITRSTRKLVYCGTFTAGGLEVDVGGGRLHIKQEGKVQKFIEAVEQITFNGLDAAERGQEVLFVTERAVLRLTVEGLELTEIAPGIDLERDVLAHMGFKPIMRDVRRMDASLFEDHWGGLAVGIERNRQQ, translated from the coding sequence ATGCAGATCATCAGTGCCGACCAGGCGGGCAGCCTGATCAAGGACGAAGCGACGATCTTCCTCGGTGGGCTGGCCATGATCAGCCTGCCGGAGGAAGTCCTGAAAGGCATCGAGCGCCGCTTCCTGGCCGAAGGCCACCCGCGCGACCTCACCACCTGGGCCTGCGGCGCCATCGGCAACAGCCGCGACGGCGGCATGGTCCATTTCGCCCATCCCGGCATGATCCGGCGCACCGTGGCCGGCCACTTCGGCCAGACCGGCAAGGAATTGATGAAGATGATCTTCGACGACCAGGTCGAGGCCTATAACTTCCCGCAAGGTTCGCTGTCGCACCTGACCCGCCACATCGCGGCGCGCACCCCGGGCCTGCTGACCAAGGTCGGCCTGGGCACCTTCGTCGACCCGCGCCTGGAAGGCGGCAAGCTCAATGCCAGCGCGCGCGAAGACCTGGTCAAGCTGGTCGAATTCGCAGGCGAGGAATGGCTGTTCTATCCGCGTCCGCACATCGACGTGGCCATCATCCGCGGCACCGAGGCTGATGAAAACGGCAATATCACGCTCGACAAGGAAGGCGTGCTACTCGAGCAGCTGGCCCTGGCCCAGGCGGCGAAGGCCTGCGGAGGCATCGTCATCGCCCAGGTCGAGCGCGTGGTGCAGGCCGGCAGCCTGCATCCGAAAGCGGTCAAGATCCCGGGCCTGGTGGTCGACTACGTCGTGCTCGGCCAGCCCGAAAACCACATGCAGTCGATCACCACCCAGTACAACCCGGCCCTGTGCGGCCATGCGAAGGTGCCGGTCAACTCGCTGGCGCCGATGCCACTTGACGAGCGCAAGGTGATCGCACGCCGCGCCGCGCTCGAGCTGCGCCAGGGCGCCGTGACCAATCTCGGCATCGGCATCCCGGCCGGCATCCCCTCGATCGCCGCCGAGGAAGGCGTGGCCGACCTGCTCACCCTGTCGATCGAGAGCGGCGTGAACGGCGGCATCCCGGCCCAGGGCGGCGACTTCGCGCTGGCCTATAATGCCGAATCGATTATCGAGCAGGGCGCGCAATTCGACTTCTACGACGGCGGCGGGCTGGACGCCAGCTTCCTGGGCCTGGCCCAGACCGACAACCACGGCAACGTCAACGTCAGCAAGTTCAACGGGCGCCCGGTCGGCTGTGGCGGTTTCGTCAACATCACCCGCTCGACCAGGAAACTGGTGTACTGCGGCACCTTTACCGCCGGCGGCCTCGAGGTCGACGTCGGTGGCGGCCGCCTGCACATCAAGCAAGAGGGCAAGGTGCAGAAGTTCATCGAGGCGGTCGAGCAGATTACCTTCAATGGCCTGGACGCCGCCGAACGCGGCCAGGAAGTACTGTTCGTGACCGAACGCGCGGTACTGCGCCTGACGGTCGAGGGTCTGGAACTGACCGAGATCGCGCCCGGCATCGACCTGGAACGCGACGTGCTGGCGCACATGGGCTTCAAGCCCATCATGCGCGACGTGCGGCGTATGGACGCGTCGCTGTTCGAGGACCATTGGGGCGGCCTGGCCGTCGGCATCGAACGTAATCGCCAGCAGTAG